CAACTGGTCGCGGCGCGCGCTCGGCATTCCGGCCCTGTTCGACCAGGCCATCGCCAACATGCGCGAAGGCATGAAGGCCGGCGTGGTGCAGCCGCGCGCGCTGATGGAGAAGGTGCTGCCGCAGCTGGACGCGATCATCAAGCCCAGCGCCGAGGAAAGCCTGTTCTGGGGCCCGGTGCGCAACCTGCCGGCGGACATGCCCGAGGCCGAGAAGCAGCGCATCACCGCCGAATACAAGCGCATGATCGAATACCGGATCATGCCGGCCTACCGCGCGCTGCGCGGCTTCATCGCCACCGAGTACCTGCCGGCCACGCGCAGCACCGCCGGCGTCGGCGCGCTGCCGGGCGGCGCGGACTGGTACGCGTACAACGTGCGCCAGAGCACCACCACCGAGCTGAGCCCGGCGCAGATCCACCAGATCGGCCTGGACGAGGTCGCGCGCATCCAGGGGCAGATCCAGGCGGTGATGAAGCAGGTGAAGTTCCGCGGCTCGATGCCGAAGTTCTTCAAGTTCATGCAGACCGACAAGCGCTTCACCTTCAAGAGCGAGGACGAGCTGCTGAACTACTACCGCGGGCTGGAAGCGCGGGTGGACGCGGCGGTGCCGCGCATGTTCACGCTCAAGCCGAAGGCGGCGTTCGAGATCCGTCCGGTGGAACCGTACCGCGCGCAGTCGGCGGCCGGCGGCTCGTACATGCGCCCCAGCGAGGACGGCTCGCGCCCGGGCATCTTCTACGTCAACACCTACGACCTGCCGAGCCGCAAGACCTGGGACGCGGAAGACCTGTACCTGCACGAGGCCATTCCCGGCCACCACTTCCAGCTCGGCCTGCAGCAGGAACTGACCAACCTGCCCAAGTTCCGCCGCTTCGGCGGCGAGACCGCCTACATCGAAGGCTGGGGCCTGTACACCGAATCGCTGGGCAAGGAACTGGGCCTGTACCAGGACCCGTACAACTACTTCGGCTACCTGCAGAACGAGCTGTGGCGCGCGATCCGCCTGGTGGTGGACACCGGCCTGCACAGCAAGGGCTGGACCCGCGAGCAGGTGATCGACTACATGCTGGAGAATTCGGCCACCAGCCGCACCGATGCCGAGGCCGAAGCCGAGCGCTACATGGCCATCCCCGGGCAGGCGCTGTCCTACAAGATCGGCGAGATGAAGATCCTGCAACTGCGCGACTACGCGCGCGCGCAGCTCGGCGACACGTTCGACATCCGCGAGTTCCACGCCGAGATCCTGAAGGACGGCTCGGTGCCGCTGGACGTGCTGCAGGAAAAGATCGAGCGCTGGGTGGCGAGCAAGAAGCGCTGAGCGATCGCCCAGGCTGATCGTGCAGGAGGGGCTTGAGCCCGGCCCGGGCGTTGCCGGCAACGCCCGGACGGGCTGAACCGCGCGCGCAGGGCGTCGCGCATCGACACCGCCTGCAAAGCCGTGTCGATGCGGCGGCGGATCAGCCGCCCGGCGACGCGCCCAGCGCCAGCTGCCGCGCCACCTGCGCGATAGCCTGCGGCGTCGTGCGGCAGCAGCCGCCGATCAGGCGCGCGCCGGCCGCGCGCCATGCATCCAGATGCCCGACCAGGGCGCAGGCATCGGCGCCTGCACGTTGCCAGCGCTTGCCGGCGGCGTCGTAGCGTTCGCCGGAATTCGGATACACCAGCAGCGGCAACGCGGTCAGCGGCGCCAGGTGCTGCAGCGCCGCGGTGGCCAGCTCCGGCGCGACGCAATTGACGCCGAGCGCGGCGACCTGCGGATGGCCGTCGAGCAGGTCCGCCAACGCGCGCAACGGCGTACCGTCGCTCAGGTGCGCCGCATCGCGCAAGGTGCACGAGAACCAGGCGACGGTCTGCGGAAATTCCTCCAGCAGGTCCAGCAGCGCGGCGATCTCGGCCAGCGACGGCTGCGTCTCGCAGGCCAGCAGGTCCACGCCCGCCGCGACCAGCGCGGCGATGCGCGGGCGGTGGAAGTCCAGCATCTGCGCCCGCGGCAGCGCGTAGTCGCCGCGGTATTCCGAACCGTCGGCCAGGAACGCCCCATACGGCCCGACCGACCCGGCGACCAGCAGCGGGCCGGCATCGGCATGCGCGGCGCGATAGGCCTCGCGCGCCTCCAGCGCCAGCTGCGCGCTGCGGGCGATCAGCCGCTGCGATTGCGCCAGGTCCAGCCCGCGCGCGGCGAACCCGGACGGCGTGGCCTGGTAGCTGGCGGTGATCGCGCATTGCGCGCCGGCCTGGAAATAGTCCAGGTGCACCTGGCGGATCAGCTGCGGCTGCTCAAGCAGCACTTTCGCCGACCACAGCGCATCGCCGAGATCGCAGCCGCGCGCCTCCAGTTCGGTGGCCAGCGCGCCGTCGAGCACGATGCAGCGATCGTCGGCCAGCAGCGCGGCCAATGGGTTGTGCGGCATGGCCGCGTCCTCGCGGGCGAACGTGATGCCGCCATTGTGTCAGGCCACGCTGCGCGCGCCGCGTGGATGAGCGCGGCGACCGCACGCTCGAACTGCGCGCGTGGCGCATGCGCTTCGCCGCCGCACGACCGCCATGCCCGGCACGATTCAGGCGCGATCGCCGATCGCTGCGTTATGCTCGGTACATGGCTGTTTCCCATCCTTCCGCCGCGGAGCAACGCATGGCCTTGACCGCGTTGACGCCGATGCTGCGCAGCGCCGACCTGGCCGCCGCGCTGGCGTTCTACACCGACGTGCTGGATTTCCGCATCGACGGCGGCGGCGCGGACGCCGGCTGGGCGTCGCTGCGGCATGGCCCGCTGGCGCTGATGCTGGCCGCGCGCCAGGCGGCGGACGGCGCTGCCGATCCCGGCGTTTGCAGCTCGCTGTATTTCCGCACCGACGACGTGGACGGCTGCTGGCACCGCCTGCAGTCGCAGGCGCGCATCGCCTATCCGCTCGAGGACTTCGCCTACGGCATGCGCGAATTCGCGATCCACGATCCGGACGGGCACCTGCTGCAGTTCGGCCAGGCGCTGTGCCGATGAGCCTGACCCTGGGCGGCCTGCACCACGTGGCGATCATCGCCTCCGACTACGCGCGGTCCAAGGACTTCTACTGCCGCATCCTCGGCCTGCGCGTGGTCGCCGAGGCCTACCGCGCAGCGCGCGATTCCTGGAAGCTGGACCTGGGCCTGCCCGACGGCACCCAGGTCGAACTGTTCTCGTTCCCGGCGCCGCCGCCGCGGCCCAGCCGCCCGGAAGCCTGCGGCCTGCGCCACCTGGCCTTGCGCGTGGCCGACCTGGACGCGGCCGTCGCCCACCTGCAGGCGCACGGCGTGGTCACCGAGCCGATCCGCGTCGACGAGTACACCGGGCGCCGCTTCACCTTCTTCGCCGACCCCGACGACCTGCCGCTGGAACTGTACGAGAGCGGCTGAGGCGCGTTTCGACGCGAGGGCGCGCGCAGCACCTGCCCACCCCTGCAGCATTGGCGCACGGCGCATTGCTGAACCGCCTGCGGCCGGCGATTCCCAGCACCATACGCTTGGGTATACAGTCGGCTCCAGGTCGGCATCGCGCCGACCGCTCTGGACACACCCTGGGAGGGGACACATGCGCACCACCTTCAAGACCCTGCTGCTGGCCCTGCCGCTGAGCGTGGCCGCGTTCGTCGCGCAGGCCGCCGACACCTCGCCGGTCGGCCGCTGGAAGACCATCGACGACGAGACCGGCAAGCCCAAGTCGATCGTGCAGATCGAACAGGCCGGCAACGGCACGCTTAGCGGCAAGGTGATCGAGATCCTGCAATCGGACAAGGGCCCCAACCCGCTGTGCGACAAATGCGACGGCGCGCAGAAGGGCAAGCCGATCAAGGGCATGACGATCCTGTGGGGGCTCAAGCCGGACGGCACCGCCACCTGGAGCGGCGGCTCGGTGCTGGACCCGGCCAAGGGCAAGACCTACAAGGCCAAGGTCACCCTCAGCGATGGCGGCAAGAAGCTGCAGATGCGCGGCTACATCGGCATCGAAGCGCTGGGCCGGACGCAGACGTGGGTCAGGGAGTGAAGGGCCGGGATTCGGGAGTGGGGATTCGGGATTGGTAAGAAAGCGGGGCGCCTTCGGGCGCCCTTTTTTGCAGCGGCATGCAGCCCTTGCGGCCGACCGGAACGCCTCCGATCCCGAATCCCCCGCTCCCCGATCCCCGCTCCAAGACAATGCGATAATCGCGATCCCCCAGGATCGCCGTTCGCCATGACCCGCACCGCTCTCGTCACCACCGCCCTGCCCTATGCCAACGGTCCGCTGCACCTGGGGCACCTGGTCGGCTATATCCAGGCCGACATCTGGGTGCGCGCGCGGCGGTTGCGCGGCGACCGTACCTGGTTCGTCTGCGCCGACGATACGCACGGCACGCCGATCATGCTCGCCGCGGAAAAGGCCGGAGTCACCCCGGAGAACTTCATCGCCAACATCCAGGCCAGCCACGAGCGCGACTTCGCCGCGTTCGGCGTGGCCTTCGACCACTACGACTCGACCAACTCGGCCGCCAACCGCGCGCTGACCGAGGCGTTCTACGCGAAACTCGACGCCGGCGGCCACATTGCGCGGCGCTCGGTGGCGCAGTTCTACGATCCGGCCAAGGGCATGTTCCTGCCCGACCGCTACATCAAGGGCATCTGCCCGAACTGCGGCAGCGCCGACCAGTACGGCGACAACTGCGAGGTCTGCGGCGCCACCTACGCGCCGACCGAGCTGAAGGAACCCAGGTCGGTGATCTCCGGCGCCACGCCGGAGCTGCGCGATTCGGAGCACTTCTTCTTCGAGGTCGGCCGTTTCGACGGCTTCCTGCGGCAGTGGCTGGCCGGCGACGTGGCGCTGCCCGGGGTCAAGGCCAAGCTGATGGAGTGGCTGGACAGCGAGGGCGGGCTGCGCGCCTGGGACATCTCGCGCGACGCGCCGTACTTCGGCTTCGAGATCCCCGGCCAGCCGGGCAAGTACTTCTACGTGTGGCTGGACGCGCCGATCGGCTACCTGAGCAGCTTCCAGACCCTGTGCGCGAGCCTGGGCGAAGCGTTCGAGCCGCACCTGGCCGCCGGCACCGCCACCGAACTGCACCATTTCATCGGCAAGGACATCGTCAACTTCCACGGCCTGTTCTG
The Xanthomonas sp. AM6 DNA segment above includes these coding regions:
- a CDS encoding DUF885 family protein gives rise to the protein MPPSFPRLLSLAIAAVLSLSLAAPADAAKKKTAKQQTSQTRAKASKARKARPAAAPVVRSKAEQLNRLYDDYWEASLRLNPLQATFQGDSRYNDQLPNFLSAAFRQQSHDFTVQWLGKAEAIGKDGLSGQDLLSYEIFVGDARNALEAEKYPSWMQPVNQFYNVGSIMVMLGSGTGAQPFRTVKDYDNWSRRALGIPALFDQAIANMREGMKAGVVQPRALMEKVLPQLDAIIKPSAEESLFWGPVRNLPADMPEAEKQRITAEYKRMIEYRIMPAYRALRGFIATEYLPATRSTAGVGALPGGADWYAYNVRQSTTTELSPAQIHQIGLDEVARIQGQIQAVMKQVKFRGSMPKFFKFMQTDKRFTFKSEDELLNYYRGLEARVDAAVPRMFTLKPKAAFEIRPVEPYRAQSAAGGSYMRPSEDGSRPGIFYVNTYDLPSRKTWDAEDLYLHEAIPGHHFQLGLQQELTNLPKFRRFGGETAYIEGWGLYTESLGKELGLYQDPYNYFGYLQNELWRAIRLVVDTGLHSKGWTREQVIDYMLENSATSRTDAEAEAERYMAIPGQALSYKIGEMKILQLRDYARAQLGDTFDIREFHAEILKDGSVPLDVLQEKIERWVASKKR
- the mmuM gene encoding homocysteine S-methyltransferase yields the protein MPHNPLAALLADDRCIVLDGALATELEARGCDLGDALWSAKVLLEQPQLIRQVHLDYFQAGAQCAITASYQATPSGFAARGLDLAQSQRLIARSAQLALEAREAYRAAHADAGPLLVAGSVGPYGAFLADGSEYRGDYALPRAQMLDFHRPRIAALVAAGVDLLACETQPSLAEIAALLDLLEEFPQTVAWFSCTLRDAAHLSDGTPLRALADLLDGHPQVAALGVNCVAPELATAALQHLAPLTALPLLVYPNSGERYDAAGKRWQRAGADACALVGHLDAWRAAGARLIGGCCRTTPQAIAQVARQLALGASPGG
- a CDS encoding VOC family protein; amino-acid sequence: MALTALTPMLRSADLAAALAFYTDVLDFRIDGGGADAGWASLRHGPLALMLAARQAADGAADPGVCSSLYFRTDDVDGCWHRLQSQARIAYPLEDFAYGMREFAIHDPDGHLLQFGQALCR
- a CDS encoding VOC family protein, with protein sequence MSLTLGGLHHVAIIASDYARSKDFYCRILGLRVVAEAYRAARDSWKLDLGLPDGTQVELFSFPAPPPRPSRPEACGLRHLALRVADLDAAVAHLQAHGVVTEPIRVDEYTGRRFTFFADPDDLPLELYESG
- a CDS encoding DUF2147 domain-containing protein, which encodes MRTTFKTLLLALPLSVAAFVAQAADTSPVGRWKTIDDETGKPKSIVQIEQAGNGTLSGKVIEILQSDKGPNPLCDKCDGAQKGKPIKGMTILWGLKPDGTATWSGGSVLDPAKGKTYKAKVTLSDGGKKLQMRGYIGIEALGRTQTWVRE